One Rhipicephalus microplus isolate Deutch F79 chromosome 4, USDA_Rmic, whole genome shotgun sequence genomic window carries:
- the LOC119171571 gene encoding acetylcholinesterase: protein MRSATWSCILLMCLQLSTQQRSSVTVNTCTGCLRGKFVSTKTGSVRAFLGVPYAEPPIGSARFKKTEPKRPWTGVLNATNLPPMCPQMPLSFNSYYLVKEADPMSEDCLYLNIYAPSTNGTSGKPVVVYIHGGFFSYGGISMPIHDASELAARGDVVVVTVAYRLGAFGFLNMGTEDAPGNMGIHDQLLALRWIKRNVEAFGGDPDQITLVGQSAGSYSVGVHLVSPRSKGLFRRVIMQSGSPFTSSLENTKEQARHRARVLAEMLDCGSLEKDWRGFQTMASCMRSKNVSEILNATAGFTTQGLDGFFPVIGDDLIPVRVGKALNSRRLNARELLAGISSAEGDGLIDFVAKGFRDNTDAADITKRTMVFFARGMMITLLDLESQSIIDQYFGGPNVGDGVEAVHAAADLLGDSQLGCPMLGFAKRFLGPDTAVFMYKFSQQPSKIGWPTWVRPTHADEIAFALGSVFKLESDVSEKDAKAAENFMHIISTFSHTGVPRVPDNNTWPKFGEERDYMEIGKEANVNRKHLLGPACNIWEEQKPYN from the exons ATGAGATCGGCAACGTGGTCGTGCATCCTGTTAATGTGTCTGCAACTAAGCACTCAACAACGTTCCTCAGTCACTGTCAACACTTGCACTGGGTGTTTAAGAGGAAAATTTGTGTCCACAAAGACTGGGTCAGTGCGTGCGTTTTTGGGCGTTCCTTATGCGGAACCGCCGATAGGTTCTGCTCGTTTCAAAAAAACCGAACCCAAAAGACCATGGACAGGAGTCCTTAACGCAACGAACCTACCACCAATGTGCCCCCAAATGCCGTTGAGTTTCAACAGCTACTACCTGGTTAAAGAAGCTGATCCAATGTCGGAAGACTGTCTGTACCTTAACATCTACGCTCCGTCTACTAACGGCACATCGGGGAAGCCCGTTGTGGTTTATATTCACGGAGGCTTTTTTTCTTACGGCGGTATTTCGATGCCAATTCACGACGCTTCTGAGCTGGCTGCCAGAGGAGATGTCGTCGTAGTTACTGTTGCGTATCGGCTAGGCGCTTTCGGATTTCTCAACATGGGGACTGAAGATGCTCCAGGAAACATGGGCATTCACGACCAGCTCCTTGCCCTGCGCTGGATAAAACGCAACGTCGAGGCTTTTGGCGGAGATCCCGACCAAATAACCTTGGTCGGTCAGAGTGCGGGATCTTATTCTGTCGGTGTCCACTTGGTGTCGCCTAGAAGCAAAGGACTGTTTCGACGTGTTATCATGCAGAGCGGAAGCCCTTTCACGAGTTCGCTTGAAAACACCAAGGAACAGGCTCGTCACAGAGCGCGTGTCCTGGCGGAAATGTTAGATTGTGGTTCACTGGAAAAGGACTGGAGAGGTTTCCAAACGATGGCGAGCTGCATGCGGTCAAAGAATGTTTCAGAGATTTTGAATGCGACTGCAGGTTTCACGACTCAGGGACTCGATGGCTTCTTCCCAGTCATAGGAGATGACCTGATTCCTGTAAGAGTAGGGAAGGCTTTGAATAGCCGGAGGCTAAACGCACGCGAGCTCCTGGCCGGTATCTCATCAGCCGAAGGTGACGGACTCATTGATTTTGTGGCTAAGGGGTTCCGCGATAACACCGACGCCGCTGACATAACGAAGAGGACGATGGTATTTTTCGCCAGAGGCATGATGATCACCCTGTTGGACCTAGAGTCTCAGTCAATTATCGATCAATACTTCGGCGGTCCGAACGTCGGGGATGGCGTCGAAGCCGTACACGCTGCTGCTGACCTTCTAGGCGACAGCCAGTTGGGATGTCCTATGCTGGGATTTGCCAAAAGGTTTCTTGGTCCAGACACTGCCGTCTTCATGTACAAGTTCTCGCAGCAGCCATCGAAGATTGGGTGGCCGACGTGGGTGCGCCCGACACATGCGGACGAAATTGCGTTCGCCTTAGGTTCTGTGTTCAAACTTGAAAGTGACgtctccgaaaaggatgccaaGGCTGCGGAGAACTTCATGCATATTATTTCGACGTTCAGTCACACCGG AGTACCACGAGTCCCTGACAACAACACCTGGCCCAAGTTTGGTGAAGAACGTGATTACATGGAAATTGGAAAAGAAGCCAACGTCAACAGAAAGCACCTTCTTGGGCCTGCGTGCAACATTTGGGAGGAACAAAAGCCCTATAATTGA